The genomic DNA ATCCAGAAGAACGCCCCCGGCCCTCCCAATGTCATGGCGATGGTGACACCGGCGATATTTCCCAGACCAATCGTTGCGGAGAGTGCCGACGCCAGTGCCTGGAAGTGTGTCACTTCTCCAGTCTCTTTCGGGTTGTCGTACTTCCCTCGCACGATATTGAGAGCATGCCGGAAACCCCAGAAGTTGAAGCCTCTCATAAACAGAGTGAAGAACAGTCCCCCCAATGCGAGCCAGCCAACCACAATTGGAATCCCGCCGACCGGTTCTGAAAGCAAGTACGCTGGCTGGCCCTCTTTTGGTTTCGAAGTCGTTTTCAGAAACCCCTGTCTGTCCCAGTCATCCACTGTTGACTGAGAGACCGTCAATTCGCCCGGCAAGTTCCGCTTCTTTTGAAGTATTCGATACTCACCGATGCTGGACTTCCAAGCAAACTTGTCGCCGTACTTCACTGTGCCATCGGGTGAATCGAGTTTGACGGTGACGTACTCAACCGGCTTCCCGTTGATCGTTCCCAGTTGATACGGCTTGACTTGACCGTCGACAAGTTTCCCTTGAGCAGCCAGCACCTGAACCTGTTCATCAGTCAACACAGCCGGCTGTCCCGGGTCGTCCGAAACAATATTCACGAAATTCGCATCGCTGCCACGTTCCCGTTGATAGACTGAATTTCTCTCGAAGACAATGTACTCTCGTTCAGAGCGTCCCACGCGGTAGAACAGCACCATCTCCATCAGGGAAACGGCTTCCTTAAATACGGCGTCGACTTTTTGATACGGGTTGAGAACCGGGGCATCTTCCTGAACAACTGGAAGAGTCGCTGTTGAGTCCGATTGAGTTCCAGGAGGTGATGCCTCTTGAGAAAAGCCAGGTTGCTCAATACAGACTGTCAGCAACAACAGAACAACAATTCGAAGGCAAGGATGAAAAGCCATTGGTGGCAGAGACTCGCTGAGAGGATCAATTGGGAAGGAGCAGCCAATTTTGATTCAGCTGCAACGAATGCGATGAGTTTAGGGGGAGTGTCCTATTGAACTCAATGCAAATCCAATCAGGGAATGAGCTTATTTCAGACGACACCTTAAAAAACGCGAAAAGTTGTTGCCCGAATGCGTTAAGCTGGAGATTGGGACTGTCCGTCCCGCTACACTTCTACTGAAGAGAATCTTAAGAACTTTCGCGTGTGACCGATTCGAGTTTTGACTCGTGTGCTTCAGAAGTTAAAATCAACAGTCCTGAAATTTGTGGATTGGTCACAATTCTCACTACTGTTGAGAGCAAATTCAGGTTTTCGGACCAGTTCCAAACCATCAAAAAACAACAATCAGAAACACGTTTCAACTTAAATCTGCCGCAGGCGAACTTCAGGACATATGAGTGCATTCAGTTCAAAAAAAACGAACTACCTCAAGCGATTTCGAATGGAAGTCGACTTAAGGAACGCTGCGCTTCCAGTCCCAAAATTGCCAGAGGGCTACACCTTTCAGCCTTGGCATCCTGCCACACTTCCTGACCATGCATTTGCGAAGTTTGAAAGTTTTCAGGCAGAAATGGACAGCCAGATTTTCCCGGCACTTCGGTCATTCATCGGATGCCGAGAATTGATGCAATCCATTGTGTCGCATCCGGGATTTATTCCAGAGGCAACCTGGTTGATCCAACACGAAGGAAACGACTTCCACTCCGCAACCTCTTGCGCAACGATTCAAGGGCTCTCCGCCAGCTTAAGCGTGGGGGCGATTCAGAACATCGGGGTGATCCCCGATTATCGAGGGTTCGGGTTGGGTCGCGCGTTGCTCCTGAAGAACCTGCACGGATTCCGAGCCTGCGGATTTGTACGCGTTTACCTGGACGTGAGTGCAAACAACACGGCAGCAATTTCGCTCTACCGTTCAATCGGATTTCAGCACATCAAAACCAGCTACCGAGAAGTGCTGACAGAACCACCGGCGACGGAATAAATAAAAAGACGACCGGGCACTTGATGTGCCCGGCGATCATTTAACCTACTCGTCATCCTTAGCGTCTTCTTTTTTCTCAGCTTCATCTGTTTCAGGTGTGGCCTGAACCGGCTCATCTTTTTCAGCAGCCGCTGGCTTGCCGCCTTCTTCGTCAGCCGGCTTTGATTCAGGCTTTGATTCAGGCTTTGATTCAGGCTTTGACTCAGGTTTTGACTCAGGCTTTGACTCAGGCTTTGACTCAGGCTTTGACTCAGGCTTTGACTCAGGCTTTGACTCAGGCTTTGACTCAGGCTTTGACTCAGGTTTTGACTCAGGTTTTGACTCAGGTTTTTCTGGAGTCGCTTCCGGCTTCATTTCGGCTGGTTTTGTATCGCCAGTCTCTTTTGCAGGATCAACTGTTTTTTTCATTTCCGGCTTCTCTACTGCCGGAGTCTCAGGGAGTACAGTTGGGTTTTCCCCTGCTTCGCCGGCGGGTTGCTCCTTCGCCTTGACGAGATCAGTACGATTGATTTTCATTCGGTCAAAGACATCTGCAGCGATGACATAGTACCAGTCTGCGAAACGTCGATTGAGCTCATCGACCCGCTCCTGTCCCTTCTTCATGTCCTCTTCGTAGTCTTTCAGTTTGATCTCATAGATCTCAAGATCTTCTTCGTACTTCTCAAGAGCTTTTTCGTAAGCCTTTTGCAGATCTTCTTTCGCTGTCTCAGCTTCGGTCTCCCCAGATTCCTTGTTGTCAGATTCTGCCTCTTTCGCTGCTGAAGAATCATCAGCTGGTTTCTCTTCTTCAGCTGCTGATTTTTCCGTCTCTTCCTCCTTTGGAGGCTCCGGCTTTACGGGCGGGGTTGGCTTCTTGCCAATGAGGCTCTCGTCAAACTGGGCAGTTACAAACAGATATCGGCTCTTAAGTTCTGTGTCTGATTTCTCAGCCTCATCTTTCTCAGACTCATCCTCACCGGATTCGGTCTCTTTGCCGTCCTCTTTTTTGGTCTCGTCTTGGGAACTTTCTTTCGAATCTTTCTTATCTTGATCCTCGACCTTTCGGCCAACTTCAATATCGACTTCACTCCCCGAAAATTCCTCACCAAAGCGTAAAACGTACAGCACACCTTGACTGGTTCCGAGCAAAACTTCTCCTTCGTTGGAGAGGATGCCTCCGGTTCTTCGATCGAAGAAGAACCCCTTTTCCTGAAGATCGAGCAAATCAAAATCAGTGGTGGTCACGCCATCGCCGGTCTCGTTTTTTAACCCGGCACTGATTCCTTTTGGCTTTCTGCGAACTCCCACAATCGACAAGTCATCAAGGGCGTCCAGTAGTGCAGTGACATTGCTGGTATCCAACTCTTCCTTGCTGGCATTGAGCCCTTCCAGAGCCCAATCAGCGGTCGATGATGGACGCCGCAACGTAAGACGATCACCTTGCACGATTCCGCGTCGTACTTCATCGACCTGGTAGCGATTGATGATCAATTCACGAGCATCAGCCTTGTTGATGTCCAAAATATCTTTTGCAATCCAGTCTGAAAATTTCGTTGAGATCTTCAGGTCGCCAAGATTTGCGGTGTAGAAGCGGTCTTCGTCCGCAGCCCGAATGTAATATTGGTTCTGCTGGCCTTCAACTTGTTTCCCGACGATGATATCAACAACAGGTTCATCACCTTGATACAGCGTGATACGGTCTCCGCGACCTTCCGTTCCTGTGACTTCCTTATCAAGAGGGTCAAGCAAGTTATATCGCTTGTGGGCAGCCTTCGTTCGTTCGATGAGCGCCTGACGTTCAACCCCGATCATTGAGGCTGCTGTTTTCGCCAGCTGATCTTCTCCATCAGCGGGATAGTCGTGATGAGATGGGATTCTCCACAGCCCATCCTTGACTTCCACGCTGAAGGCTTCAGTTTTGCTGGTCTCATCATTGAATGAGGCGACACGCAAACCGGTGGCAGCATTGGGGTCTGTAAAGTCAGGATAAAACGGTTCACCGACATCGACAAACGCATCCAGATCGGACGGTTTGTTCAGTGAATGAGTTGCAAAGCCGATCCCGACACACGCGATGGCAACGCCAAGAAAGATAATAGTACGAACTGACTGGCTCATATGGATCACTCCCATTTCAGGGACTCGAAATTCAAATTTCTATGTAGCCTCAACAAGCGAGTTCAATTCTTTGTCTTAGAGACGAATTTCAATCACTTGTTCAGGTTTTGTCGAATGCGAATCAATCACAATACGAAAACGGACAAATGCTTTATCTCTGGTGAAGCGTCATATTGTTTTGTTCTGGTGGCATACCAACGAGCTTGCCCACCCTTTCACAACATGACATTCACTGACCGCCAGAGAAATTACCTTAAACGATCTTTGGCGATTCCGCGGCGTTCATTGAAGACCTGTGACAGGACTACGATGATCCCGAGGAAAATGGCAGGAAGAGGTGGAACAATGACCGCCCACTTCCATTTCCCATTCTCAATTTTCCGGATCTCCTGTTCGGTTTCGATTCGAACCTTGCGAACACGTTCGTTCTTTTCACGTTCAATTTCTTCTTCCTGTTGCCGCAGTTTTCGATTTTCGGCTTCGGCAGCATTTTGAAGACGGACTTGCATCGTTCCGGCGTCCATGTTTCCTTTTTGCATTTCACCACGCAAATCGGCAAGGATCTTTTCCAGACGATCTTTGGCATCTTTGACAGCTTGCTTCGCTTCGTCGTCGGCCTTTTTCTCTTCGTTGCTGCGTCGCTCTTCGAACTTCTTCTTCTGACGCTCAAGTTCTGCGAGTGTTCGGTGTTCGGCACGTCGTTTCCGCAAATCGATGAACCGTTCATCTCCAGCGAGGTAATCGACACAGTTCAAGGTGAACAGGATATTGTCGATTTTCAAGTCGTACATTTGCCGTTGCCAGACGTCAAACATGACGTTGTGAATCATGTCGATGTCAGCAACAAAAATTGCATGAATTCCTTCCTTCTTCTCTTCTCCGTCGGAAGATCCACTCGGTTGAACCAAGGCTGCGATCGTGTATCGCTTATCATCTGGAGTGTAGGTTGACGGTGCCGACATTTGCCGCCCTCCAAACATTCCCGGTCGTGTGATTTCGTTCCAGTCATTCAGACCGGTACTCGACTGCCGAGAGCGGAGCAACTCGATGTATTCCAATCGTGTCTCTGGGTCACGTGAAATGGCTCCCGGGTAATAGAGCAGGAGTTCCTGTAATCCCCCAGCAATGGGATTGTTTGGAATTTGTCTAGAGTCATCTTTGTCGTCATCAGACTCAGTGAGGAAGATCAATTCTTTCGGGAAAACGCTCGCATAGCGAGGATGCGGATTCCGCAAATCGAACAGACTTTTACTGACATCCCAACGTAGCCCCAAAGCTTTCATTAACGAAGTCGCTCGGCCTCCGTCAGCTTTCGGCTCTGCGGGCTGCTGCATTCCCATCATACCGCCGCCGGGACTCGGTTTCGGTTCAAGTGGAGCCCCTTGAAGCCCTGGAGGATTGAACAACGGTACTGGGTCGTCAAAGATGAGTACGGGATGCCCCTCCTTGACATAGTTGACGAAATTATCCATCTGCGGCTGAGTGAGTGAAGATGGCAGCACCGCGAGGAGAACGTCGACTTCAGCTTCGATTTTGCTGTCCGGAGAAACTTCTCTGATATTGTACTGTTTTTCGAGTTCCGTCACGATTTGCCATTCTGGCAAACTGCGGAAAGTTCGCTGATCAAACCCTCCGAACACACCTGCATCGGTCGTCAGGATGCCGACAGTTTTTCGTTCGGCCTTGGAAACAGTTCCAAGAGAACGTGTCAATTCGTATTCAATGGGTGTTCCACGATCAAAGAACGGAACGACAACAGTGTCAAATCCGCTCGTCAGGACGACACCAAGATAAACGTCTTCGAGAGAAAACCGCCCATTGGTCTCACTCTGGATTTGTCGCGGTGTAATCCCCAATGAACTCGCTTCTTCAGCCGCTTCGCTATACGGCTCGACATCGACGAATCGGACCTGAATATTCGCTCCTCCCCGCTGATCATACTCACGCAATTTATCTCGCAACTCTTTGCGGATCGGAACGTAGTCCTGGGGAACATCAGGCGAGAGAAATGCCTGAATCGTCACAGGTTTCTCCTTGTCAATCCCTTTGATCGTCTCGATAGTAGTTTTCGAAAGCGTATGTAGCTGTTCCGAGGTCGTATCGATATCTCCACCGGCCACTGCAAGTGTGTAGGTGAAGCTGAGCAGGGCGACTGCCAGGCAAGCAACACGAGCAGTGTAATGGAGAGCCATTTCTCCAGCATTTTTTCCGCCAGCCCAGTGACGGCGGGCGATGAACACAGAATTCAGATACAGGAAAAATGCAGTGAGTCCAATGAAGTAGAAAATCCCGCTATAAGCCACTTTTCCAGCTGTGAATCCTTCCAGATGTCCCCCAACACTCAAAGGAGCGGTGATGCCCAACGTGTCCTTCAGTAACGTATCAACTCCGGGGATGCGATCGATGAACACAGGAATCGCGCAGATTGCGGTCCCGAGTACAAATGCAACTGTTGCGCTACTCGTAAGCACGGAAGCAAACATTCCGGCAGCCAGAAGTGCTCCACCAGCCAGCCAGTAACCGAAGTAGGTCGTCGCGATCAGTCCCCAATCGGGATTTCCTAACGCGGATAGCACGAACGCATGCGTGATCGAGAACATCAGTGCGACGGTGTAAACAAACAGTACCGCCAAATACTTGCCGAGCAGAATTTCGAAATCGGAAGCGGGTAAAGTAAACAGCAGTTCATCGGTCCCCAACTTCTTCTCATCTGCCCAGGCAGTCATGGTGATCGCTGGAATAATGAACAGAAGCAGCAGCGGAAACTGGCTGCTCAACTGATCCAGGTTGGCGAGATTGTCGGCGAAGAAATTCTGGTTGAATGCCAGAAAAGCTCCTGCGACGACAAACACCACAATGAACAAATACCCGAGCATTCCGGAGAAGTAACTCGATACATTTCTTTTAAATACTGCAAGGATAACGTGGCTGCGCATCTCGATATCTTTGGTTTTTCAAGAGTTTCGAAAGTCGCCCCCTGCTGAAATTTCATTGAGAAGATTCTCGAAGAAATTTCTCGGTGCAGAAGACGGAAATGTTCTGATTCGCCTTAACACGACTGTTGAAATCGTTCTGATTCACTCGACTCGGACCACTTCTCATGTTTTGCATGAACCTATCCCGGCTGGCAACCTGCCGTAGATTCGATGTATTGACCGAACACGCAGTTCACCAAGCGAGTCACGGGTCGAAGCAATCTCGCTCACCCCGCAACGTTCGTCCCGGTGAGTTTTCGGAATTGATCTTCCATCTGGCCGGTCTCGCCCTTCATTTGCTCGACGTTGCCATCAAGAATAATTCGTCCCCGGTCGATCAAAATAATCCGATCGCAAACAGCCTCCACTTCCGACAGAATGTGAGTTGAAAGCAGAATCGTCTTGGTCTTACCGAGTTCGCGAATGAGTTCGCGAACCTGAAATGTTTGATTCGGGTCCAGTCCGCTGGTCGGTTCATCAAGAATCAACACCTGCGGATCGTGCAATAAAGCATGTGCCATCCCGACACGCTGACGATATCCCCGGGAGAGCTTCCCAATCTGCTTTCCCCAAACATCTTCCAACGAGCATTTCTGGACTACATAATCGAGTCGCTGCTTCAGCGTCTCGCGACTCATTCCACGTGCCTGGCCGATGTATTTCAACAGCCCCTGAGGTGTCATTTCATTGTAGAGGGGACCATTCTCAGGCAAGTAGCCAATCAGCTCGCTCGCCTTGATCCGGTCCTCAGCCATATTGAAACCACCGATTCGAGCTTCTCCTTCACTTGGCGTCAGGAAGCCCGTCAACAGTTTCATGGTTGTTGACTTACCAGCCCCGTTCGGCCCCAGGAACGCAGCGATTTCCCCTTGAGGAACAGAAAATGAAACGTCCCGCGTTGCAATGAACGGTCCGTAAAATTTTGAAAGGCTCTTGGCCTCAATCATCGGGTCGGAACACTCGACCATCAAAACTCTCCTTTATTACCCCACCTGAATTATCGGTGTGAATTCACACGATAGCGATAACGGTGACAAGACGCGATGCAACACCCGGTCACGAGATATCAGATTGCATAAACCACATGACATTCAAAGCCGCAAAAGAAATCGCCCTCTCGGAACGGTCTCTCGTCGCCTTCCCGATGTCATTGAACTTGCATGACCCCAACGTTTGAAAAGAAAGAGGATGATTATCCTTGGCCAAGGGACTCTGGAATCGAGTGAACCTGACACACTTACGTTGTTGTCATTGAATGTGAATTCCATAATAAGTTGACTTCTTTTGCTGAAGAGTCAAGTCAATTCCAGGCAAGAATTCCAGTCGATTCAATTTTCCTTGATACTTGAGAGTGCCTGCAATTTCAATGAAATTCACCAAAGAGAACGCAGCCGAAGCGAGCGCAAGAAACCCCAAACCTGCAGATACCATTTGAAACAAACACAAAGCCTGAAACGATCGCTGACGCCACAAGTAATCGCCGCCCGAAAAGAGAGGCAATAATCATCATCTCAACTTGCACCGAATCAGACTGCCCACAGCCCTGCAGTGGTGAAGGCGGACCAGTTTCTTCGCCGACTCTCCATAGTAAAGTGGGGGCAGAGAAGACAAAGCCTGAATCAAAGAGAAAATTCAATCAAAAAGGTTGCTTGACGCAACGTTCCCAGCGAGATAAAGTCTCGCACCAAAGCACCCGTAGCTCAGTTGGTTAGAGTGCATGCTTGACATGCATGAGGTCGCTGGTTCGAGTCCAGCCGGGTGCATTTTTCTTAACTACTGCTGAAACAAGAACTTGTGTTACCTGTCGACGTTCGGCAGTGCAGCCTGAAATTCAACGAAATCCGGTATACTACCGGATTCGGTGAAATGGAGGTTGCATACCGATGTCAAAACCATCCACCCTGCGTGTCCCTTCTTATCGTCGACATAAGTCTTCCGGGCAAGCTGTTGTTACTATCAACAGCCGAGACATCTATCTGGGGAAATGGAATTCCGCCGCGAGCAAGGCTGAATACGATCGCCTGGTCGCTGAGTCCTTGACACATGGACGACAATTGCAAAGCAATTCTGATCGGACAGTAGTCGAAGTTCTTAACGCATACCGCAAGTTCGCAGAGAGCTATTATCGCAAAGATGGTCGAGTCACCAGCGAGTACAATGGGATCAAGGACGCTTTGAAGCTCGTACGCGAGTTCTACGGTCGAGTATCGGCAAATGAATTCGGACCACTGGCACTGAAAGCGGTTCGGCAGCGAATGATTGATAAAGGCTGGTCTCGTAGCACCATCAACAAGGCGATCAGTCGAATTCGCAGATGCTTCAAATGGGCGGTTGAGAACGGACTCGTGCGTAATGATATGTACCACGGACTCATGGCTGTTTCTGGCTTGAGGATGGGACGCTCAGATGCACGAGAAGCAGAACCAGTGCTACCTGTGGACGATGTTACAGTCGAGGTGACCCTTCCCCATTTAACTCCTCCCCGTACAAAACACACACGCGAACGCGTCCGCGAGAGCGCATTTGATGTAAGCTCTTTGCCATCAACAGTATCGAGGTTTCGCGATTGGAACGTGCGATGCTGCTCGATCATGCAAATCTTGAACGCTGGATCAACTGCTCAACAGCTTGGCAAGTTGGGAAGAGAATTTGCTGAACGGTTTTGAGAGCGCAGCGGATTTTTGAGCTTTCCAGGGATACGTCGCTTAACAACATGCGACCCGTGATTCTGCCGGTTCTACCGATCGTCCGGTGATCAAACGACACCTTCGACCTACTCTGAGATCGGCCCGACCGTGGCGCTGGTCCTCTTAAATAATGTGGCTATTTTGCGAGGATTTCCAGCGGGGTAAAAATATGTTGTACCTCGTAATTTTCCTCGTTTCACAAGCGACTTGAACATACCAAGATGGACAAGATTCTGCACCCCTTATTCGCCTTGTTGGCCTCAGTGACGCGTCAGGAACTCGCACGCCAGGTCGCGTACCTCAAAGAAGAGAACCGTATTCTTCGCGCCAGATTGCCGGAGCGAATTGTGACCACTCCGCAAGAGCGAGCCCGACTGCTGAAGGTAGGCCGCAAACTCGGCACCCAGCTTCGCGAGCTGATGTCGATCGCCAGCTACGAGTCATTCCGTCGCTGGGTGCGAGAAAAAGAAGACGGCAGGACGAAGCGGACGAATCCTGATAAGAATCCGACACGTAAACCTGGACGCCCCAAGACTCCTGATGACATTCGTGCACTGGTCATCAAGATCCGAAAGGAGTCGAACTTCGGCTACACTCGCATCCTTGGCGAGCTCCGGAAACTGGGCATTCACATCTCACGCCAGACGGTCAAGAACATTCTGGTCGAAGCCGGTTTCACACCAAATCCCGAAGGCACCGACAAGCAGGATTCCTGGGATGCGTTCCTCAAGCGTCACGCTGACACACTCTGGCAGTGTGATTTTCTAACTAAGCCGATGTGGACGGCCACGGGTGTAGTTGACCTGTACCTGCTGGTGTTTCTGCATCTAGGAACACGCAGGTGCTGGATCAGTCCCTGCACGTTGCATCCAGATTCCGCGTGGGTTTCACAGCAAGCCAAGAACTTCCTGATGGAAGCCGAAGACATGGACCTTACACCGAAAATGGTAATGCGGGACAACGACACAAAATTCATCTCGCAGTTTGACATGGTGTTCAAGGCCAGCGGGGCGAAGATCAAGCGAAACACACCACTTTCGCCCAACCTGCGGGCTCACGTTGAGCGGTTCATTCAGAGTCTGAAGCACGAGTGTCTCGACAAGTTCATGATCGTGGCTCAGCGGCACCTCAACCACATCTGCCGCGAGTGGAGCGCGCACTATAATTCGGAACGGCCGCATGAATTTTGCGAACATCTTCCACCAGCGTGCGAGCATCCACCAGAGCCCGTCGAGTCAATCAAGATCAGAGACATGGTTTGCAAGACTCGGCTGGGTGGACTGCTGAAGCACTACAGACGCCGCGCTGCTTGAAGCAAAGCCATCGCTGGACTTCTAGATTCCGATCTGATTCCTCCCAATACGCAACTCCTCCAGAGAGAACGGTCGACTTTGTCTTTGTTCTACACAATCAACTCCGTACAACGTTTTGTAACGGGCGATGCGTCCAGCACAGGCTAGTTGACCTTCCCAAGGTCTGTAGTGACTGTTGCTTATTGGAACTCATCGAATTCGCGTTTGAGGATTCGCTGATAAACTAGGATTGTCAAAGAGCAGTTCAATTGGTTGAACTTTCTTTCCCAAAGGATCTGTCGCAGGTTTAGTGGGTCAAGTAGGTTTTAGCGACCAGTCGCGAAGTCAAACTGCTTTGTATTCTTAGTGGCAGGGTGATACAGTTAAAAGCCTTCCAGCACGGAACTTAAACCATTTGGGCCTCAGATGATGACGAACTCATTTGACTCTTGCGTGAAAATCGCGGCATGCATATGTGCCAAAGATGGGATCATTTCCCAGGCCGAAGAAGAAACCATGCATGAGATGATTTGTGTGCGTTTTCCGGAAGTAGAGGAAAATGCATTCGAAAAATCACTTCAGGCATTTTTTGATTCGGACGCTGGGATCGAGGAATATCTCAATCTCGTGACCGAGCCAGAACTCAGGACTTTTGTCCTGCAGCTGGCGGAAGCAAGCGCATCGGCAGATGGTCTGGACCCACAGGAAAATGTTGCCCTGATCAAGTCTCGTGAAATCTGGGGGATCAGTCGCGATGCCTAGGACAGTTGAAACCGCGCCCAGCCCAAAATCACACATCAAGACTTTGATGAGAATTGGATATACGCTCAATTCGGCTATTGCCGACATCATAGACAATTCGATTGCGGCAGGCTCGCAAAATATTGATATCTATGCGCCACCGGGGAGAAAGGAGCCGCTGATCTCCATCCTTGATGATGGATGCGGCATGGACCTGGATGAATTGACACAAAACATGAGGATCGGATGCAAGGATCCTTACGCGGAAAGGGAAAAAGGTGATTTAGGACGATTCGGATCCGGAATGAAAACCGCCAGCTTTTCACAGGCCAGATGTCTTACGGTGGTTAGCCGGAAGGAAGGGCAGCCGTTGGTCGCTGCGAGATGGGACATCGACAGGATAGAAGAGATGGACTCTTGGTGCCTGGAAGTTTTCGATCCGGCGGAAGTAACACAGATCGATGGTCTGAGCCCTGATTTTCCCGTCAAATGCGGCACCCAGCTGATTCTGAGCAACCTGACCTGTTTTGACGTCGGTAGCCACGCATTGGATCACGATACCGAGTTGGCCTCACGACTTTCTGAATTGCGGTCGTACATAGCACTTCACTTTCATCGATTCATGTCTGGACCTGATAAACGGGCATTCACCATAAATTCGACTCCAATCGAACCTGTGGACCCCTTCATGACGAGAGAGAGAAGATATCAGGAGGGGCCTTCGGAAAGAATGAGATGTAAGGGTGGACACATCAGCATAAAAACCCACGTACTTCCTCATTTCAAATACATGAACGCAAAACGCTTGGAAGAGCTGGGCGGGGCAGACGGAATCACGAAGAATCAGGGGCTATACAT from Thalassoglobus polymorphus includes the following:
- a CDS encoding ATP-binding protein, which produces MPRTVETAPSPKSHIKTLMRIGYTLNSAIADIIDNSIAAGSQNIDIYAPPGRKEPLISILDDGCGMDLDELTQNMRIGCKDPYAEREKGDLGRFGSGMKTASFSQARCLTVVSRKEGQPLVAARWDIDRIEEMDSWCLEVFDPAEVTQIDGLSPDFPVKCGTQLILSNLTCFDVGSHALDHDTELASRLSELRSYIALHFHRFMSGPDKRAFTINSTPIEPVDPFMTRERRYQEGPSERMRCKGGHISIKTHVLPHFKYMNAKRLEELGGADGITKNQGLYIYREKRLIIAGGWLGMKPSSQLGALARVQVDIPSSLDNDWSTDVKKASLQIPVKVKRGLKKFLADPVKRSKKVHRYRGKQEVANEFWKICEDENSQTITYQIDPDNDQLREILRNSDRETSVLLIRYLKLLAELVPINHIYEKMSERPRDVNQQNVDLSALEELIEKVIAR